In Ignavibacteriales bacterium, the sequence TGAGGAAAAAACGACAATAAACGACACCATGCTTCTGTATTTTACATCCGGCACAACAGGAATGCCCAAGATGGTGAATCACAATTTTGCATATCCACTCGGACATATATTGACAGCAAAATATTGGCAAAACGTGCAAGAGAACGGCCTTCATTTTACCGTTGCGGATACCGGATGGGCAAAATCTGCTTGGGGAAAAATATACGGTCAATGGCTTTCGGGATGCGCTGTCATGACATATGATTACGATAAATTCGTCCCGAAACACCTGATGAAAATTATTGAGAAGTACCACGTAACCTCGTTTTGTGCACCGCCGACTATCTATAGGTTTTTAATAAAAGAAGATTTGAGACATTATGATTTGAAACACCTGCACTATTGTGTCGTAGCCGGTGAACCGTTAAATCCCGAGGTGTACAAACAATTCTTGGAAATGACAGGCATTCGGTTAATGGAGGGATATGGACAAACAGAATGTACGGTTGCAGTAGCAACGTATTCATGGATGGAACCTAAACCCGGTTCCATGGGAAAACCTTCACCAGGGTACGATATCGATCTTATCGATCTAGATGGTAAAGTGTGTGAAGTGGGTGAAATCGGACAGATCGTCATTTATACGAAGAAAAGAAAACCCGTTGGGATGTTCGATGGCTATTTTCGGGATGAAGAGCTAACAAAAAAAGTATGGCAGAACGGGATCTATTATACGGGCGATACAGCGTGGCGCGATGAAGACGGGTATTTCTGGTTTGTCGGCAGAGCTGACGATATTATAAAAAGTTCCGGTTACCGAATTGGTCCGTTTGAAGTGGAGAGCGCTCTATTGGAACACCCGGCAGTGTTGGAATGCGCCATTACTGCTGTTCCGGATCTCGAGCGAGGTCAAATCGTGAAGGCGACCGTTGTTCTTTCAAAAGACTATCAGCCAAACGATACATTGGCGCACGAGTTGCAAAATCATGTGAAGAAAGTGACAGCACCGTATAAATATCCCAGGATAGTCGAATTTGTCACGGAACTTCCAAAAACTATCAGCGGCAAAATAAGACGTGTGCAAATACGCGGTGAGGAAAGCAATGAATAAATGTTTTTTTGTTGAGACAATTCAAAATCTGGAAAGTGTACACAACATACTATTCATACAGCTATTTCCAGGCTATAATTATATTTAAATTCTAAAAATTTTTCTTACCTGTATTTTTCTGGAGTAAAATGATGGCTGAAATGCAAATTACATATCGCGGTGTTGTTCATCCATGGCATTGCGATATTATGGGTCACATGAATGTCGTTTGGTACGTCAGTAAGTTTGATGAAGCGTCCTGGCAGTTTGCTTCAATGCTAGGTTTGAATAATTCATATTTTACAAAAAAACATATGGGCATTGCCGCCCTTCAGCAGAACATAACGTATACATCTGAGATAGTCGCCGGAAGCACGGTGACCGTGCGCTCAGGCGTTCTTGAAATGAAAGAAAAAGTTATACGGCTTGTTCATGAAATGCGTAACGATACAACGGGTGAAATTGCCGCAGTGATGGTGATGACCGTCGTTCATTTTAACACTCGAAAAAGAAAATCTTGTCCGTTTCCAAAAGCAATACTGAAACGCGGAAGAAATCTCCTTGTGTCGTACGATATAAAGCCATAAACGAGTGAGCACGACCATGAACAGAATGAATGTCCATTATTTTCAGCATGTTCCCTTCGAAGGCTTGGGAAGCATAGAGCTATGGATGAAGGCGAAGCCCGCCAAAATTTCTATAACAAAATTTTATAAGGATATCACTTATCCAAGTATTCGCGAAATCGATTGGCTTATCATTATGGGCGGGCCCATGAGTGCGAATGACGAGCAAACGTATCCGTGGCTGCGAGCGGAGAAGAAATTCATTGCTGAGGCAATTGCAGACGGAAAGAATGTTCTCGGTGTGTGTCTTGGTGCCCAGTTAATCGCATGTGCCCTCGGAGCCAAAGTATATCCGAATCGGGACCGGGAAATTGGCTGGTTCCCTATTGAGTCTTTAGTACAGAGGAAAAATACAAACCTAAAAAACATTTTTCCTTCGCATTTGGAAGTTTTTCATTGGCATGGTGAGACATTTGATCTCCCGGCACATGCTGTTCACCTTGCACGGAGCGAAGGTTGCGACAATCAAGCTTTCTCTATCGGTGAACGTGTTTTGGGATTGCAATTTCATCTTGAAGTTACACCGCTCACTATCAAGTCGTTGACAGAACAATGTCAGAACGATCTTGTCCCCGGACGTTATGTGCAGTCCGCTGCCGAGATGCTTTCTGTTCCTTCAAGATTTCATCGCATGAACAGCGTCATGGATTCTCTTCTTGATCATTGGAACAATTTTGAATCCAAACCATAGTTGCTATGAAATCGCAACATGGTACTTTAACCATTTACCACATATTAATTATTTTTGCTTTTCTATTCTCCATTCACCGATTCGTTTCTCTTAGTTACCGAAATCGCTGAAATTATTTTCTCGTTATTATGTATGTTGGATCAACAAGATTAAAACAACTCTTGTGTAACTATATATCATTTCACTCTTGTACCGTCTGTGGGACTGTAACTTTTTCGACTCAACGTTCGTTTTAGGTAACAATACCAAATGCATTTGATTCAATCCTGAACGAACCTGCTGAATTTTTGCATTTTATTAACGTGTTTTTACTGAATCTAACATCGGCCAAAAATTATGAAATCTATCGCATTTGTCATATTCGCCTGCCTTAGTGTATCCCAACTCTTCGCACAACCGTTTAAAGGTGACATCGTTGGACGTGTTTTAGATGGAAAAACTCAGGAACCCTTGCCTGTTGTCAACGTACAGATTGTGGAACAACCAACCTTTGGTACTGTCTCGGACACCTCCGGAAATTTCACTATCAAAGGAATTGAAGTCGGCACATACAGCCTCAAAGCAACTCTTGTTGGATATGAAGGTATCATTGTAACGAACATTGTGGTGTCCACCGGACGCAGCACAAAAATCTCCATCAAGCTCAACGAACAGGCGGTACAAGTTGGCGGTGTAACAGTGAACGCGACATACTTCAGCCGCAACAATGAATTAAGTCCACTGAGTGTAAATAATTATGACCGTGCCGAAGTGAAGCGTCAGCCGGGTTCGGTGCAGGATGTCCAGCGTGTCGTGCAGAATCTACCCGGTGTCGCAAGTTCAAATGACAACATGAATGAATTGATCGTTCGAGGTGGTTCTCCCAGCGAAAACCTTACTATTCTGGAATCTATGGAAATCCCCTCCATCAACCATTATCCCAATGAATTTAATTCCGCGGGTCCGATCAACATGATTAATATCGATCTCGTGGAAGATGTACAATTTTCCGCCGGCGGATTTCCGGCCCAGTATGGCGACAAAACATCTTCTGTCATGGATATCACGATTCGTGAAGGAGACAGGGAAAAAGGTTTTGCATCTAATACCGGATTCAATATGGCCGGAATTGGCACCTTAATGGAAGGGCGGTTAGCCAATGGTAGGGGCTCGTGGATCTTCTCCGCTCGTCAGAGTTTACTGGAATTTATAGATAAACTTTTTGGTATGTCCGTTATTTCGTTAACAGCTATTCCCAAATATTGGGATGCGCAAACAAAAATTGTGTACGACCTCTCTCCCAATCATAAATTGTCATTGAATGGTCTTTATGGTGACAGTAAAATCTATATCGAAGGAGATCCAAAGGAGGAAAAAACATACTTAGCAAATCAAACATATTCATCCAGTATTGAATTTGTCGATGTCCACAGCAAGCAGTATGTTCTCGGTGTGAATTTAAAAAGTCTGTGGGGGAAAGATGGATATTCAATTCTCTCCTTATATACAAACGGTACTCAAAACAATACAGATGTCCGGGAAGATTTTATTCAGCATACCTACGGATCACAAGGCGAGGTAGTCAATTATAAAACTCTCTCTTCTCGCGATGTATTCGATGATCATTCCGATGAAGCATTCTATGCACTGAAATATGAACTATTCTATCGCATCCATCCAAAACACGAGTTGATGATGGGCGGTCAGATTCAGACAACTAACCATTGGACCGGCATGACAAAATTCGGCGGAGATACCATTCGATATGACAGAAATATGGACGGCCGTTTTGATACAATAGTAACAACTTATCCTGGTTCTATCGGAACTGACTTAAAATTCGGCGATGCAAGCAGAACATATGCATATATCAGCGACAAATATCATATTACACCCGAGCTGTATATTACACTTGGATTACGGTACGATTATTTTTCCTATTCCCAACAAGGGCAAATTAGTCCTCGCGGCTGCATAGCCTATGAACTTCTTCCAACGACAACGCTCTCGCTTGCGCTCGGACAATACTGGCAAGAACAACCACTTCCCTATTACAGTGATTATCGAAACATCGGATATAATAAACATCTTGCCAATGCTGAAGCTGATCATATTGTGCTCGGCCTTCAGCATATTCTGGACGACGGAATAAAGTTGAGCGTGGAGACATACTATAAAAAGTTTAAGAATATTGGTGTCACGGAAAATTTTATTCGTTCTTTTCTCGATTCGACTTTTTGGTCCGATAAGAACTTTGCACTCGGTAAAAGGACTTCGTACGGTTTAGAATTTCTCCTTCAGAAAAAACAGGTTACAAATTACTATGGAACGGTCAGCGTTTCACTTTCGAAAACAGTTGATGATGATCCGCGATTGGGAAAAGAAGGCGGAACGTATCCTTCTCAATATGATTACCCCGTCATTATCAATCTCGTCGGAGGCAAGATTGTAAAAGGAGTTCGCTCATGGCTCGACAATCAAATATTCTTTATCAAATATCCATCGTACATTTTACCATTCTCCGACGAAATGGAAATCAGCTTTAAATATCGGTACCAGACAGGTGGCCCATATACTCCTCGAGAGCGCACTACTTTTAGACAATACCGAGAAGGGGGAGTCAAGTGGTCACAATATAGTTGGCTTGCATCGAACGATATCAACTCAGCTCGATACCCTGATTACAGTAGGTTGGATATCGAATGGATCAGCCGGTTTTACATGCAGAATTGGAACATCAATGTGTATATCGCCCTTATGAATGTATTTGACACAAAAAATGTCTTCTTTTATAATTACCGCAGTGATGGTACTGTTGGAGTAACATATCAGTTCGGCTTTTTCCCTGTCGGAGGTATCGAGATAGAATTTTAAAAAAACCTATTTGACCGGGAGAACATTTCCTGCCATATTAGAGAAAATAGAAGTGATCGTGGAAAAATCGTCGGCCGCTTCATCTATAATATCATTAAACAGGAAATCGGTTTGCCCGGCAGAATATTTGTAATCGCAGTTCTTTTTGTGCTGTATCTCGCACCACCAACCTTTGCACAATCCGCAGTGCCGATCATGGCAGATTCCTCTCATTCTTCTCAATTGAATATGTACATCGGCATTGGCGGTGCTGTGCTTTTGACTGCTGTGATGTTTCAGTACGATCAGCAGATTTATGACGATCTGTATAGTTGGAAGATGAACAATCCAGCGATAAAAAAGGTCAGTCCGATTATTACTGATCTTGGTGATGGATCGGTTTCGATGGGATTATTCGGAGGATTTGTCGGATATGGATTGATCTTCAAGGATAAGAAGGCTTTTGAAGTCGGAAAAATCGGTCTTGAATCATTTCTTCTTACCGGCGTGACCGTTCAATTGTTCAAACATCTCTGCGGCCGCGAGCGCCCAAGTGCTGCAACACGTGACGGCGGATTTTGGCATGGGCCATTTTCGTATATACGTGAGCCGAAAGGAGGTAAAGGAATTTCTTCGTTCGACGCTTTTCCGTCCGGACATACTGTAACAGGATTTGCTGCTGCCACGACTATTTCAGATTTTTACACAGAACCATGGGTTTCTTACACATGTTATTCCCTCGCTTCATTCGTTGCTATTAGCAGAGTGATGGAAAGTACACATTGGTTGAGTGATTGCTTTGTTGGAGCACTCATTGGGCACTATGGCACAAAATTGGTTGAGAAATTAAATTATGGTTCCGGCAGTATCACACTTTTACCGCAAGCAGATGAACACCAATACGGATTACTCCTTAGCGTGAAGTTTTAGAAGGATAGTATGAAGCAATTTCTTTTTCCCGCAATTCTTTTTCTCAGTGTAGTCATCTTTAGTTCCCGCAAGAGCCAAGCACAAGAAACACAAAATTTCTCTACGCCCGATTCAATGTCCATGTTCAATAAAGTTGATTTAGAAAATGTTCAATGGTATACAATGTTTGCGAACATTCCGCGCGACTGGGAGCGCTGGTATGATGTTTCTTTCCGGAAAGAGCGCATCAATGAATGGCTTTTCATCGGAGGGCTAACGCTTGCAACGTATCTGACCGATGATATCACGTATACACCGTCAGAAAAATTTTATCACAGTTCAACATCAGCAAAAAATCTGAGCGATTTCTGTGCGAACATCGGCGATGGCACAACGCAGTTTGCGCTTGCCGGATCATTTGGTGCTTATGGTCTCCTCTTCAAAGATCAGAAAGCGCTGCGCACAGGCAGTCAGATTGTACAGGCCGTCCTCGCCTCCGGAGCAGTCATACAAGTGCTCAAACATATTACCGGCCGCGAAAGTCCGTTTGTACGCACGACACCGTTCGGAGTGTGGAAAATTCTGCCAAATCAAATTGATTATCATCGCAGGGTACCTCAATTCGACGCGTATCCATCCGGACATATCTGTACATCTATTGCTACCGTTATTGTCATTGCAGAAAATTATCCGGGCGCAAAATGGATTCGTCCAGCGGGATATGCATTCACCACACTTGTTGGACTTGGTATGCTCAGCAACGGCATTCACTGGGTGAGTGATTACCCTCTCGGATTGTTCATTGGATATTATTTTGGAATGCTTGCCGCACACCCGGAAGGAATGCCGGTCATGGATTCCGGAGATGGAAAACTAAAAGTGCATATCCTTCCAAATATCACACCACTCGGAACAGGTGTCAGCCTGACTATGAGTTTTTGATAGGGGAATCAAAAGGATAACATCTAACGTGAATTGAATTGATGTTACAAAAACTTTCCGTTATTAGCTGATAACTGATTGCTGATTACTGATTACTTACAACTGATTACTGACTACTGACGACTGATTCCTTTTTTCCTTACACATTAAACCGCACAAACATAACATCTCCATCTTCTATTATATAATCCCGCCCTTCAACATGAAGAAGACCAGCATCTCGAATGACAGCTTCAGAGCCGAGCCGATCCAAATCTGCACATTTAATAATTTCTGCTCGAATAAAGCCCTGTTCAAAGTCACTATGAATTTCTCCCGCCGCTTGCGGCGCGGTTACGCCTTGTTTCATAGTCCATGCGTGTACTTCTTTCGTACCGGCAGTAAAGAATGTAATCAGGTGCAATAACTCGTACCCTTCGTGGATAACCTTGCTCAATCCGGATTCCTGCAGTCCAAGTTCAGCAAGAAACGCTTGCCGGTCGCTTTCAGGCAACTGCGAGATTTCTGCTTCTACTGCCGCACTCGCAATCACAACTTTAGCATTTTCTATTGCGGCAACTTCGCGGACTTGATTCACGTACGTATTGTCGGCAGTCAATTCCTTCTCATGGACGTTGCAAAGATACATGACCGGTTTATTGGTCAGGAGGTGCATATCATGGAGATACAAAGACTCCTCCTCGCTCCTCGGCGTGATGTATCGCGCAAGTCTTCCGGCAAGCAGATGATTTTTGACCGCCGTACAAAATTCTTCTTCTGCCTTTACTTTCTTATCACCG encodes:
- a CDS encoding AMP-binding protein, which codes for MLNNYLSQTDFSSYQEFIDAFEIRIPEHFNFAFDVVDEIALHTPDKIAMVWCDDKGGEATFTFGQMKRFSDKAANFFRSTGICKGDPVMLILKRRYEYWFCTLALNKIGAITIPATHLLSTKDIVYRNNAADIKMIVCVQDPDVVKHVEEAEAKSPTLRHKALIGAARDGWLNLTEEMEKSPETFDRQSLEEKTTINDTMLLYFTSGTTGMPKMVNHNFAYPLGHILTAKYWQNVQENGLHFTVADTGWAKSAWGKIYGQWLSGCAVMTYDYDKFVPKHLMKIIEKYHVTSFCAPPTIYRFLIKEDLRHYDLKHLHYCVVAGEPLNPEVYKQFLEMTGIRLMEGYGQTECTVAVATYSWMEPKPGSMGKPSPGYDIDLIDLDGKVCEVGEIGQIVIYTKKRKPVGMFDGYFRDEELTKKVWQNGIYYTGDTAWRDEDGYFWFVGRADDIIKSSGYRIGPFEVESALLEHPAVLECAITAVPDLERGQIVKATVVLSKDYQPNDTLAHELQNHVKKVTAPYKYPRIVEFVTELPKTISGKIRRVQIRGEESNE
- a CDS encoding thioesterase family protein, translated to MMAEMQITYRGVVHPWHCDIMGHMNVVWYVSKFDEASWQFASMLGLNNSYFTKKHMGIAALQQNITYTSEIVAGSTVTVRSGVLEMKEKVIRLVHEMRNDTTGEIAAVMVMTVVHFNTRKRKSCPFPKAILKRGRNLLVSYDIKP
- a CDS encoding type 1 glutamine amidotransferase — encoded protein: MNRMNVHYFQHVPFEGLGSIELWMKAKPAKISITKFYKDITYPSIREIDWLIIMGGPMSANDEQTYPWLRAEKKFIAEAIADGKNVLGVCLGAQLIACALGAKVYPNRDREIGWFPIESLVQRKNTNLKNIFPSHLEVFHWHGETFDLPAHAVHLARSEGCDNQAFSIGERVLGLQFHLEVTPLTIKSLTEQCQNDLVPGRYVQSAAEMLSVPSRFHRMNSVMDSLLDHWNNFESKP
- a CDS encoding carboxypeptidase-like regulatory domain-containing protein, encoding MKSIAFVIFACLSVSQLFAQPFKGDIVGRVLDGKTQEPLPVVNVQIVEQPTFGTVSDTSGNFTIKGIEVGTYSLKATLVGYEGIIVTNIVVSTGRSTKISIKLNEQAVQVGGVTVNATYFSRNNELSPLSVNNYDRAEVKRQPGSVQDVQRVVQNLPGVASSNDNMNELIVRGGSPSENLTILESMEIPSINHYPNEFNSAGPINMINIDLVEDVQFSAGGFPAQYGDKTSSVMDITIREGDREKGFASNTGFNMAGIGTLMEGRLANGRGSWIFSARQSLLEFIDKLFGMSVISLTAIPKYWDAQTKIVYDLSPNHKLSLNGLYGDSKIYIEGDPKEEKTYLANQTYSSSIEFVDVHSKQYVLGVNLKSLWGKDGYSILSLYTNGTQNNTDVREDFIQHTYGSQGEVVNYKTLSSRDVFDDHSDEAFYALKYELFYRIHPKHELMMGGQIQTTNHWTGMTKFGGDTIRYDRNMDGRFDTIVTTYPGSIGTDLKFGDASRTYAYISDKYHITPELYITLGLRYDYFSYSQQGQISPRGCIAYELLPTTTLSLALGQYWQEQPLPYYSDYRNIGYNKHLANAEADHIVLGLQHILDDGIKLSVETYYKKFKNIGVTENFIRSFLDSTFWSDKNFALGKRTSYGLEFLLQKKQVTNYYGTVSVSLSKTVDDDPRLGKEGGTYPSQYDYPVIINLVGGKIVKGVRSWLDNQIFFIKYPSYILPFSDEMEISFKYRYQTGGPYTPRERTTFRQYREGGVKWSQYSWLASNDINSARYPDYSRLDIEWISRFYMQNWNINVYIALMNVFDTKNVFFYNYRSDGTVGVTYQFGFFPVGGIEIEF
- a CDS encoding phosphatase PAP2 family protein, translated to MPGRIFVIAVLFVLYLAPPTFAQSAVPIMADSSHSSQLNMYIGIGGAVLLTAVMFQYDQQIYDDLYSWKMNNPAIKKVSPIITDLGDGSVSMGLFGGFVGYGLIFKDKKAFEVGKIGLESFLLTGVTVQLFKHLCGRERPSAATRDGGFWHGPFSYIREPKGGKGISSFDAFPSGHTVTGFAAATTISDFYTEPWVSYTCYSLASFVAISRVMESTHWLSDCFVGALIGHYGTKLVEKLNYGSGSITLLPQADEHQYGLLLSVKF
- a CDS encoding phosphatase PAP2 family protein, with translation MKQFLFPAILFLSVVIFSSRKSQAQETQNFSTPDSMSMFNKVDLENVQWYTMFANIPRDWERWYDVSFRKERINEWLFIGGLTLATYLTDDITYTPSEKFYHSSTSAKNLSDFCANIGDGTTQFALAGSFGAYGLLFKDQKALRTGSQIVQAVLASGAVIQVLKHITGRESPFVRTTPFGVWKILPNQIDYHRRVPQFDAYPSGHICTSIATVIVIAENYPGAKWIRPAGYAFTTLVGLGMLSNGIHWVSDYPLGLFIGYYFGMLAAHPEGMPVMDSGDGKLKVHILPNITPLGTGVSLTMSF
- the ychF gene encoding redox-regulated ATPase YchF, giving the protein MGFTCGIVGLPNVGKSTLFNAITAAGAHVANYPFCTIDPNVGVVPVPDRRLEQLAEIYTPQKVVPTTLEFLDIAGLVKGASKGEGLGNQFLSHIRMVDAVVHVVRCFDDPNIIHVNGAINPKYDIEVIETELILKDVETVEKKLADAEKRTKTGDKKVKAEEEFCTAVKNHLLAGRLARYITPRSEEESLYLHDMHLLTNKPVMYLCNVHEKELTADNTYVNQVREVAAIENAKVVIASAAVEAEISQLPESDRQAFLAELGLQESGLSKVIHEGYELLHLITFFTAGTKEVHAWTMKQGVTAPQAAGEIHSDFEQGFIRAEIIKCADLDRLGSEAVIRDAGLLHVEGRDYIIEDGDVMFVRFNV